From Thalassotalea psychrophila:
TTAAACCGTTATGAATGTTTTTTTCAAGTTCAACAACGGTTAAACCGCGCACACTTATTTCGCCTAAAAATGGGTAGGTAATGTTGCCACTATCAGATAGCAAGGTTTGTTTACTTAACTCAGGCTCTCCAAAGACTGTGATATTGATAGTATCGCCGGTATCTAATAAATAGCGATCAATTGCATTGGCATTACTGCTAACAAATAACAAAGACAGCGTGATAAATATAAAAGTACAATGACTAAATTTACTTGATAACTTTGAAAAAACACGGAAAAAATTGTTCATAAATTTATAACTGAAGACTCTTAGGAAAATGGTTAAAAAGAAGCACGAATACCAACTGCTATGGTGTTTCCTTCATACTCTACCGCATCTATATTACTTTTTCGCTTTGCATTTAACAATGATAATGACAAATCAATATTACGGTGCATTTGATAAGACATGGTTGCACTGGCAATGGTATTTTCATCTTCTCGTCTAGTGTCACCATAGCTGTCATCACTAAATTGAATACTTAATTTGGTAGCAATGCGATCTAGCCATTGATGCTGCCACGACATGTTGTAGTTAGTATTTTCAATAGAGCTACCTTGGCCTTTGGTTTCAGATAACGAGCGCGACGTAGAAAAATCAAAATTTGAATAGGTTAAAGGCGTCCATAATATTCCAACTTGCCAACGTATACCGGATGTATCTCCCCAGCGGTCATCATCAAATGTTCTATCTGAATAGCCAACTCTGGCATAACCAGTAGTAATTGAACTGCCCTGCCATTCTATCCCTAAAAATACACTGTTATCTTCGCTGTCTAAACTTGCTTGATTTGGCCTAGGTTTGTCATAACTTACCGTGCTGTGACTCGCACTAAAGGTAATTTTAGTGAATGCTCCGGTTTTATAATTGAACGTGCTGCCTATTTGGTTTTGTTGGTATTCACGATTAGCAGTGAAGTCTAATGAGTAGTCAAACTGAGGGATATTTAAGTCGTTTATAAAAACGCTGTCCCAGTTTACTTTTGAAAACTGATAATCAATGTCAATATTAGCTTGAGCGGTTTTTGCGCCAAAACTGTATTTTGCTTTTGCGC
This genomic window contains:
- a CDS encoding outer membrane beta-barrel protein — protein: MGFCGKSTAVLLFLMQAIAIAPSYAITPQKFDLGDFKFTPQVAGQVSYQDNFLDNDDNKQDSWISTIAPKFELSQTRNLNHYQLSYELSNYNYWQSSDDNYTAHNFSALTSLNVASKHRLNLQADYVRDYEQRGKGYSIGFAGILKQPTGFEQYSAKAKYSFGAKTAQANIDIDYQFSKVNWDSVFINDLNIPQFDYSLDFTANREYQQNQIGSTFNYKTGAFTKITFSASHSTVSYDKPRPNQASLDSEDNSVFLGIEWQGSSITTGYARVGYSDRTFDDDRWGDTSGIRWQVGILWTPLTYSNFDFSTSRSLSETKGQGSSIENTNYNMSWQHQWLDRIATKLSIQFSDDSYGDTRREDENTIASATMSYQMHRNIDLSLSLLNAKRKSNIDAVEYEGNTIAVGIRASF
- a CDS encoding polysaccharide biosynthesis/export family protein; this translates as MNNFFRVFSKLSSKFSHCTFIFITLSLLFVSSNANAIDRYLLDTGDTINITVFGEPELSKQTLLSDSGNITYPFLGEISVRGLTVVELEKNIHNGLKGDYLINPNVSVAIVEYRPFFIDGEVKKDGAYPYQPGLTVAKAVTLAGGFTERASKSKIYLIKSNDPEQTATLVKFNTKVGPGDIITVKQSFF